A stretch of Candidatus Nanogingivalaceae bacterium DNA encodes these proteins:
- a CDS encoding HIT domain-containing protein gives MQEKSIFTRIIEGEIPCHKVYEDEKVFAMLDIEPLSDGHVLVFPKKQVDLLWDLEQDDYDYLWQIAKKIAKKIQAEMKPIRVGVVVEGFGVPHAHIHLVPLYDQNVLQLHHGYPAETSPEELAKIAAKITFEK, from the coding sequence ATGCAAGAAAAATCAATTTTTACACGAATTATCGAGGGTGAAATTCCCTGTCATAAGGTTTACGAAGACGAAAAAGTTTTTGCAATGCTTGATATCGAGCCACTTTCGGACGGCCATGTTTTAGTTTTTCCAAAAAAGCAAGTTGATTTGCTTTGGGATTTAGAGCAGGATGACTATGATTATTTGTGGCAAATTGCTAAAAAGATTGCTAAAAAAATTCAAGCTGAAATGAAACCAATTCGTGTGGGTGTTGTGGTTGAAGGCTTTGGCGTGCCACATGCGCACATTCACCTTGTGCCACTTTATGACCAAAATGTTTTGCAACTTCATCACGGCTACCCCGCTGAGACTTCACCCGAAGAACTTGCAAAAATTGCTGCAAAGATCACTTTCGAAAAATAA
- a CDS encoding UDP-N-acetylmuramoyl-L-alanyl-D-glutamate--2,6-diaminopimelate ligase, producing MSIKNTLAKTARKVLPKSALVELERTYRKSRAKVVAARYGNPARDLRVIAVTGTNGKTTTVNFLNEILKEAGYKTAMFSTANIEIAGVQTVNDTNSTTATVSKLQKFFHDAKKADVEFALIEATSHALDQYKFAGVPIEMAIMTNLTQDHLDYHKTMENYAAAKAKLFEMQPRFIVLNTDDKYFDYFNKFEASEQKITYGESDSAEVKIKSFKLYKKGSEAKLRIDNNVALEIATNLPGEFNVYNMTAAAAGAYLLGISLQDIQEGIANLEGISGRFQYATSDLPFEVVVDYAHTPDALEKLLQTSKKITKNRTILVFGACGDRDREKRPIMGKIAQDLADRIIVTDEENYTEDAKQIREEVIVGFSKKNGKIPANIQEIPDRKEAIRKALQIAGKGDTVLITGLGHEVYRIIDGEKTPWNDTEIVREISKEIFKK from the coding sequence ATGAGCATTAAGAATACTTTAGCTAAAACCGCTCGAAAAGTTTTGCCAAAATCGGCACTTGTTGAGCTTGAAAGAACTTATCGAAAATCTCGCGCAAAAGTAGTTGCGGCGCGTTATGGAAACCCTGCTCGTGATTTACGAGTGATTGCCGTGACTGGTACAAATGGTAAAACAACTACCGTTAATTTTCTTAATGAGATTTTAAAAGAAGCTGGCTACAAAACAGCAATGTTTTCAACTGCAAATATCGAAATCGCAGGCGTTCAAACAGTCAATGATACCAATTCTACAACCGCAACAGTTTCGAAATTACAAAAATTCTTTCACGATGCAAAAAAAGCCGATGTTGAATTTGCACTAATTGAAGCGACTTCACACGCGCTTGACCAATATAAATTTGCGGGTGTACCAATTGAAATGGCAATCATGACCAACCTTACTCAAGATCACCTTGATTACCATAAAACAATGGAAAATTACGCTGCAGCAAAAGCTAAACTTTTCGAAATGCAACCACGCTTTATCGTCCTAAATACCGACGATAAATATTTTGATTACTTTAATAAGTTTGAAGCTAGCGAGCAAAAAATAACCTATGGTGAAAGCGATTCAGCAGAAGTTAAAATTAAAAGCTTTAAACTTTACAAAAAAGGTAGTGAAGCTAAATTGCGAATTGACAACAACGTAGCACTTGAAATTGCTACAAATTTGCCTGGAGAATTTAATGTTTACAACATGACTGCGGCAGCAGCTGGTGCATATCTTTTAGGAATTTCACTACAAGATATTCAAGAAGGAATTGCTAACCTTGAAGGAATTTCTGGGCGCTTCCAATATGCAACATCAGATCTTCCTTTCGAAGTTGTGGTAGATTATGCTCACACACCTGATGCACTTGAAAAACTTCTTCAAACTTCAAAGAAAATCACTAAAAATCGAACTATTCTGGTTTTCGGTGCTTGTGGTGATCGCGATCGCGAGAAACGCCCAATTATGGGAAAAATCGCTCAAGATTTAGCTGACCGAATTATCGTAACAGATGAAGAAAACTACACCGAAGATGCAAAACAAATTCGCGAAGAAGTCATTGTAGGATTTTCTAAGAAGAATGGAAAAATACCAGCAAATATCCAAGAAATTCCAGATCGAAAAGAAGCAATTCGAAAGGCCCTCCAGATTGCAGGAAAAGGCGACACCGTATTAATTACTGGCCTAGGCCATGAAGTTTATCGTATAATCGATGGCGAAAAAACCCCTTGGAACGACACCGAAATTGTTCGTGAAATTTCAAAAGAAATCTTTAAAAAATAA